GCCTGGACCACCTGGTACCAGTGGCGCTGCTGCGACAGATTTGTCTTCAGGCGAACAACCTCCACCTCCAGCTCCTCGTTCCTCTGCTCCAGGCTGATGGGAgtaagaagagaagaagaaaagtgcAATCACAAtgaccagtaaaaaaaaaagtaagaggtCAGTGGCTTTTAAAAGTGAGTGAGAGaattgttttcagtgtttcaatTCTGCCTCTTGTAGTTTGGAAAGAAAAGGGGTTAACACTTTTATCTATCTAAAATACAGCATAGAATTGCGTTAAACCATCTTATATATTGATTATTCTTTGAAAttgaagaagtttaaaacaataGTGACCAACCACAATTTGTAAAAGGTACATCATGAAAAAATCCTGCTAATTACATGCACTTGATTAACTTATAGTCAAGAACTGTGCACACCTCTAAAACAGCAGGAGTTTAGTGAGCTTGGTGGGTGTTAGCACAATactgagaagaaaacaacatcaGCGATGACCTTAAAAAAGCAACCATCACTTGGAGGAACGTAAAACCaatacaaaacaatttaaaaacattgttcagCAGTGAAAGAGAATATTTacaattgaaaacattttaggaCATTTGCCAATCTTCCAAGGACTCGACAACTCACTAGACTCAGCTTCAGGtcagaatataaaatatataaagaaaatagcaaaacaaaaaaatctatggCTTATTTGTCTCAAAGCTACAGACCTCACTATCCTTATTaaagtattgttttattcttttagtcCTGGTTTTGTGTGCCCTGTTGATAACAAGGCCTGATTTTCTGTTccttaaccctctatggcatggcgttgccctcaggcaacaaaccacatatctgtacctcacattgctcctttattttattttttggggggcatgatttttgacatatttttgtccaaaaaaaaagttttttcatgaatatagtttttgtttgatttgtatttcatttctcataatcagtgtagaaaatcttggtgttctagaccaatgttaccctgaggcaacaaacccaaatctggttccaggaggtgtcagagtccgattttatgattgacatgtaattagggaccaccaagctcccaaagaatgcaggaaaatattttttccccccaaaaataaaaagtcatgccatagagggttaagtcttttcatattttaagatTAGATAAGATTTATTGATTGCCACAAAACAGCACCATGAAATTTAATTAGTGCCACACATCTATCATGGGTATCTGATATAGTTTCCTTAATTTTTTGTTGAATCAGAGCCTAAGAGTTTCTCCCAGCAAAGGTTCATGCAGACAGTTCGGCTTAATCAGCTTAATTTCTGACACTCCTACCTTATTTCATTGACGACTGACCTctggaaaagattaaaaacttcGGCTGCAGGTGTTCAAAAACGTTTGACCCTTGGTGCTGTCCTCTTACGCTCCCTGTCAAGCTAAAAGAATTGCAATAGCCTCTTGTCTTCACCGGATAGTTCCAATGCGTGACCTTACACCGAGACATGCTCTATCTATATCGGTAATAAATGAGGTATGTGTTGTGTCTAGGTCAGCAGCATGGCCCCTTAAATTAGCTCTCTTTCCAGTGTCATGAGCTGTTTTCTATATGTCAGCAAGTCAGgctatatatgtttttttccactttacacCCACCAGCTGTTAAGTCATGGAAGCACAAACTGCAGCGCCGAATTCACGGAAATTAGGAAACTTGATGTTGCATTAGCATTAATGCAGGAAGTGTTGGGATCATGGCGTGTTATCAGAGACCTGTGGGAAAATTTAGCTCTGTGAGCTGAACAGGATGTAGGGTGAAAGTTGGAGTGGACTGGGAAACCAAAACAGCGCAGCTTTTTGTAGACGCACCCTTTATGGATATTGGAACATTGTGTTACCCTTCACTGAAATGCGCCGTAAATCAGTGGTAAATGTAGTATTTAGGCAGATGTGATTTACAGTGAGGGATAGACAAACTCAAAATAGAAAAGAATTGAGAAgggaactaaaataaaagtcttaaaagcTGATGAGAGCATTCACAATTAGTTCCTTTTAAATACAATCCAATAACCCAATTGGCTTCAGAAGTCACGTATTAGTCCATCTCTGTGTAATTTCATCTCAGTATGAACCcagatgttctgtgaaggcaTCAGGTGTTTGTGAAGAACACACCGGATGGATCAGAGATAAAGTTACGGAGACATTTAAAGCTTGTTTAGTTTATGAAACAATAtctcaagctttgaacatctctgAGAGCTCTGtttaatccatcatctgaaaaagaGTATGGAACAGCTGCAAACCTACTAAAACATGGCTGCCAGCCTAAAGTGACAGGCCTGGCAAGTAGAGCATTAATCAGACAAACGGTCAAGAGGATGGTGGTTATTCTGGAAGTACTGTTGAGATCTACATCATAGATTCTGGCAGAAGGTACATAGTGATAGAAAACTAACATAAACTCCACTGTAaagtatggtggtggcagcatcatgctgtagggAAGGtgttcttcagcagggacagtaAAGCTGGTTAacgttgatgggaagatggatgggagctaaatacagggtaGTTCTGCTAACAAGAATGTTATATTCCAGACCTCaatccaattgagaatttgTAAAGAGAGACTTGAAAGATGATGTTCACAGACACTGAAGAGTTGCCAAAAGACAAATTCATTCTGAACATACGCAGGGCTGGTGGACATACACCCTAACAGCCTTGCAGATTGAATTATAgctgtcatgttccgtgtttttctgtgtgtttattttgagtttcctgtgtctctgagtctccgtgttgtcctgtctcccctcgattactcccaggtgtttcttgttccctgattacccccagtgtatttagtgtcacctgtgtctcagcgtctctgtcgggtccttgtcaatgcgTTCTTGTCCATgcgtgtagcctgttgctaccagtgctgagccctagcctTCCGCTCGAACGTGCTGCCAGGTCTTTTGGACTTTTGGAATTGTTTAAgcctattttcatcattaaacttgcatcattcatctcatctgggtctgctgcgtttccCTCACCGCTTTcaccaccgcacttcatgacaatagCAGAAGATATGGACAAGGGATCGACTCAATAAGCAGATTTACACTCACTGTTGATGAAGAAATGGTTTTATAAATTGTAGTTATACTGGTTTGCTGCATTTTGGTGAGATCAACaataaatgaacaataaatTATTGCATGTTTGTAATTAATTGTTATTCTGGCTTTTCACCTATTCATAATCTGGGTGAAAAGCCAGATTATGAATGGGTAATCTGATGATGTAAACAGCCTGACACAGGTTGAATTCAAATAACATCATAAAGGAAAATGATATACAAAAACTATATCACCATCTTTTCAATTTATTGCTActcactgctttgtgtttgccCCAATAAAACACCATTGTAAGGGGATCCAACTTGTGGAAGCTAAAGGAGTATTAAAGCTTTTGTAAAGCACTACAAGTAGCTGACTATGTCTGTTTTTGAGCCAAAAACCTAATTTTAAATCACCTGATTATTCGTTCCTCGTACTCTTCCCTCTGCTTGATTATCTGCTGCTGGAGGCCCGTCAGGATGCTTCGCAGAGCACTAGCAGAAGGGTCAGCCAAGGGAACCGGAGGGGGCACCCTCACAGACAACGGTGTCTCCTTTAAGTGCTTGGTTTCAGCAAGGGGCCACAGATCCTGGCTGTGGCTTGGCTGCGGAGGACCTTCTGTGAGGCGTTGCTGTGGAAATGACAGCATCAGATCCTCTTGAGCACAGGATCCTGAGTCCAGCTCTGGCTCCTGCTTCTTGTCTGGGTCTGGACTCTGGTGCTGCTTACCACAACCTTCGGTAAGGAGGATGTCACAAGGCAACCAGAGGTTCTTCTCTTTGCCCAGAGGATCGCCCTGCATCAGTCCTTGGATATGCTCAGGGGCCCATGAGGTGTATGCGTGCTCGTCAAAATGCTCTTGCAAGTTCATTTCTATGTCGAAGACCTCCTCCAAGCTGTCAGCTATTCTTGTGTCGGTGAGGTTGTCATACAGAGACAAAGCACTGCGATGCTCCTCGCTGTGCGACGGACAGGGGCTTTGGCTCCGATAAGCCCCATCCTCTGCTTGCCAGTCCACTCCCTGTTGTCCTCCTCCTTTGTTTTTGCTAGAACTAAGCTCTGATTCCCAGGCCTGTCCTCCCAGGGTCCCTCTACAGCTGCAGTAGCTGCGATCTGGCCAGGAGCCAGGCTCTCTTCCTCCAACAACCACTGTATGAACCTCAGCCAGAGCTGGGACCAAAGGGCTGCTGGACCCAAGGAGTCTGGTTACTAAAGGAAACACAGCCCTGCTCTCCATTTCCTTTTCCCTGGCCCTGTCCCGCTGGCCAAAAGGTGGGCAGTTGTCGTACATGGGATCCGTGGAGCAGGAGCTGGCTGAGGTGGGGGTCTCAGTTGGAAGACAGGGTAACTCCATGATCCAAGCAGGCACATGGGGTTGCAAAGAGCAGTGGTCAACCCTCCCCTTTTCTGCCTGCTGTAAAACTGGGATTAAAGGCTGCAATTGTGGGTTTGTGTGCGCAGCATGGAGCTTCCCTGTGCCAGGTTCCTGATGCTCCGGGAGGGGTGGGGGCTGGGGAGAGGAAGGTGCAGCGGCCCTGCTTccctctctgctctgtctttgAAGATACTGTTGGACAGGTTATAGTGTGGGTGTAGCCACCAGGGACTGTGTGTCTTTAAGCAGGCGTGACATCAGCTGTTACTTTAGCACAGCTCCTGGGGGAGGTACCAGGGTGTAATATAGTCCGGCTCATTCCTGAAGACAGTCACACATAACTGAGACCACAGAAATAGATGTTGGTTGTGGGCACAAAGTGTGAAACACAGACAATAAATCTGATAAGATGTTGGACAAGTAAGATATGACAAAAACCTGCAGGATCatagttttacatttctgtagCTCAGACATTTTTCTTCGTTTTTCCTCCAGTGTATGAAGTATATGGACTACAGCTACTAGTTGAACACTTAAATTGTACCTTGGTAATTTCTCTGTAAATTGGTTTACAGATACAATAAAACCCACTTGAGTACTCCTACTTGTAAAAGTATGTAAACCCcttaaaatgttctgttcttctcacattgcaaccacaaaccgATGACGCAGCCTATTAATTTCCTCTTGCCCTTTTAAAATGCTCTAGATCTGTATAATGCTCTAGAGTTGCGGAGCGCACAATGAGCAGTTTTTCTGTCAGCAGATTCACCAACCTGACTCAAggatctttgcagctcctcGACCTCTTGGCTGCTTGTCTTACTAATACTTTTCTCGTATTATCAGTTGGTGAGAATGTCCATGTTGTTTCtcctttccattttcagaaGTATGAAATACTGTTTTTATAATACAACCTTGCTTCAGACGTCTTgacaactttatccctgacccATCTGCTCTGCTCCTCAGTCTTCATGAAGCTGCTTCTTCACTAAcgaacctctgaggccttcacagatcAACTGGATTAAATCACTCACAGATGGACTAACTGGGTGATGTCTAAAGCAAACGTCTTGGATTGTTTGTAAGTATATCAGTACAAGGGGCATTTACATTCTACTTTATGTTAGTACATTGCATAAAATCAAGAtaacataaattaaagtttgtggttgttttgagATGTGGAAACAGTTGTGTTGTGACTGTTTTGCAGGATTTGGTTGCCAGTTTTCTTGATTCAGGCGCATGATCAAGAGACTCATTAAACCTTAATGTAACAGGGGATATTAATATATTGATTTCTCATGTTGTTTCACTTAGTTAACCATTCGTTTCAACAGTTTGTGTTGTCTGAAACAGCTGATTATAAACGTACACAAAATGTCACTTATGACTTGCTttttgttggtgtgttttttttctttagcaaaaAGTACCAACATTATTTGATAATGTTTGTACATTCAACAGATTCAACTAGTATCTGTTGACTGGTTTATCACTGCATGATATagatattttgatttgttttttaatttctttcctgAACATGCACTGCTTTGTCATTATTAATCTAatacttgaaaaaaaatcttctggtGATTGCATTCACTGATTCACTGCCTCCTCACTTTGTCATATTCCAGGCACCATGACAACttaatattttgcaaaaatgtgacaaatttctaattttgttaTTGTCATGAAGTGAGGAGGCAGGGAACAGTTTAACGCAGGTTCAGTTTTCACGTTCAGTGTGCTTGAAACCACAAGGGGGCGCTTTAGACAACATAATGATCAAGTTTTGTTACGGCTTTTAATGAACAGTTTGTGATGAGCAGGacttattaaaattaaactgaagtAGCTCTTCCACTCCTGTTTCATGACACGGTGCTCGTTTTAGCTTtctaaatgtatatttttagaaCTCCATTAAccatgctttttcttttttagtttaaataatCCGAAAAAAATTCTATCAGCAATGaggagaatgtttttttttttggaggatGTGGGCTGGGTTGCACCTTTTCTTCAAACCACCTGCAGATGGTGGTTCTCTTTACATCAGGACTTCACAGATCACACCTGCTGAAAGTGTTTCTTCAAAATTTCTGCGGTGTCACTGCAGTGTCTCTCAAATCCAAGACGCTCTGCGTAGGGGAGAGCGGGGTATTGTGAgccattttttacatttgtttcccTATAGGCAAGGTAAAATGATGTAtcagtaaaatgtaaacatttcctATTAATTTGGGATGTTTCCTAGCTATGGAAGTTATCAGAATATCGTCAAGACAAAGGACAATGAAAAtatgattgttttaaaaaaagtggtCCTGTGTCTCACTTTACCCCAGATCAGGGGTAAAGTTAGACAGACCAGAAAAATCAGTGGGGTAAATTGAACCATTTGGGGGTAAGCTGATACACTTACGTTTTCCACTTTAATACTACCATAACACATGTTGTAACAATTTGAATCCTGACTGACAACCTaaccttcaaaaacaaaaaaatgtcagactAGGATCAGTGTTATGGAGATTGGTTAATTATAGTTAGCACTTGAAAGTAACCCaaagtattaaaatgtaaatcaaataCAACATAATatacttcaaaatgttttaattaacattCACAGTGTGAGAATCATAGCACAGGACCTTTAGCTAGTATCTGGGTGTCAAGAGCAAAGTACAAGCAGAACCAGCTAATGCACAGTCTGGGTCTCAGAACATGGACCCATAATCGGAACTTGtcttcattcatccatcctgTTCTGGTGGAGGCACCTTTGGCTCCTGGAGGTGCTCCTATCAGGAAGTCATCCTTAAACCTAACTCTGGGGAAGACAAACATAGGAGGTATGGCATTCCCAGCAGCATTCACTGCACACACCACAGTCACTAGTTCTCCCCTCTCAGATGATGTGATAGAACCAACttgcttttttcctttctctgtcaCAACCTGAATCAAGATAGAAAGTCTAGAATCAGGGACAAATGTA
This Xiphophorus hellerii strain 12219 chromosome 23, Xiphophorus_hellerii-4.1, whole genome shotgun sequence DNA region includes the following protein-coding sequences:
- the LOC116713924 gene encoding uncharacterized protein LOC116713924, with amino-acid sequence MELPCLPTETPTSASSCSTDPMYDNCPPFGQRDRAREKEMESRAVFPLVTRLLGSSSPLVPALAEVHTVVVGGREPGSWPDRSYCSCRGTLGGQAWESELSSSKNKGGGQQGVDWQAEDGAYRSQSPCPSHSEEHRSALSLYDNLTDTRIADSLEEVFDIEMNLQEHFDEHAYTSWAPEHIQGLMQGDPLGKEKNLWLPCDILLTEGCGKQHQSPDPDKKQEPELDSGSCAQEDLMLSFPQQRLTEGPPQPSHSQDLWPLAETKHLKETPLSVRVPPPVPLADPSASALRSILTGLQQQIIKQREEYEERIISLEQRNEELEVEVVRLKTNLSQQRHWYQVVQAKIVESERAKVAAELRNATLQREMDQFFDTFGELNNEAKKTEYIVKSF